A genomic window from Litoreibacter janthinus includes:
- a CDS encoding homoserine dehydrogenase, with protein MSDPLRLGIAGLGTVGVGVVRIIRQKAAQLESRTGRKIVITAVSARSEKDRGVSLEGYAWEADPVKLATRDDIDVFVELMGGAEGPAKDATEAALKSGKDVVTANKAMLAEHGQELALLAEGEGRVLRFEAAVAGGIPVIKALTEGLAGNDITRVMGVMNGSCNYILTRMENANLTYEEAFAEADGLGYLEADPELDVGGIDAAHKLALLAAISFGTQVKFDGVQLEGIGRVTIEDIRQAADMGYKIKLLGTAQMTGRGLAQSMTPCLVPATSPLGQLEGGTNMVVLEGDHVGQIVLRGAGAGEGPTASAVLSDIIDIARGLRLPTFGQPADTLKTTPSANSGTPAPFYLRMTLHDKPGALAKVATCLGDAGVSIHRMRQYDHIDDKAPVLIVTHTTSRDALDTALAKLPATGVLATAPVALRIEEV; from the coding sequence ATGTCTGACCCCCTTCGCCTTGGCATCGCAGGACTGGGTACTGTCGGCGTTGGTGTCGTTCGGATCATCCGTCAAAAAGCCGCCCAACTCGAGTCCCGCACAGGCCGCAAGATCGTCATAACCGCTGTATCGGCTCGCTCTGAAAAAGATCGCGGCGTGTCTTTGGAGGGCTACGCTTGGGAAGCTGATCCGGTGAAGCTTGCCACCCGCGATGACATCGACGTTTTCGTAGAGCTTATGGGTGGTGCCGAAGGTCCTGCCAAGGACGCTACCGAAGCCGCGTTGAAATCAGGCAAAGACGTTGTCACCGCCAACAAGGCAATGCTGGCGGAACACGGGCAAGAACTGGCGCTTTTGGCCGAAGGTGAGGGCCGCGTGCTGCGGTTCGAGGCCGCCGTGGCCGGGGGCATCCCAGTGATCAAGGCGCTGACGGAAGGGTTGGCTGGCAATGACATCACCCGTGTGATGGGCGTGATGAACGGGTCGTGCAACTACATCCTGACTCGTATGGAAAACGCCAACCTGACCTACGAAGAAGCGTTCGCAGAAGCCGACGGGCTGGGCTATCTGGAGGCGGACCCAGAGCTTGACGTGGGCGGTATCGACGCGGCGCATAAACTAGCGCTACTCGCTGCCATTTCGTTTGGCACACAGGTTAAGTTCGACGGCGTGCAGCTCGAAGGCATTGGCCGCGTCACAATCGAAGACATCCGCCAAGCGGCTGACATGGGCTACAAAATCAAGCTTCTCGGCACCGCTCAAATGACGGGACGCGGATTGGCTCAGTCCATGACGCCTTGCCTTGTCCCTGCAACGTCCCCGCTGGGACAGCTGGAGGGCGGCACAAACATGGTGGTTCTCGAAGGCGATCATGTCGGGCAAATCGTGCTGCGCGGCGCGGGGGCTGGCGAAGGCCCCACGGCCTCCGCCGTCCTGTCGGACATCATCGATATTGCGCGCGGGCTGCGTCTGCCAACATTCGGCCAACCAGCCGATACGTTGAAAACCACGCCATCAGCTAATTCTGGCACACCCGCACCGTTCTACCTGCGGATGACCTTGCATGACAAACCCGGTGCGCTGGCGAAAGTCGCGACATGTTTGGGCGACGCTGGCGTCTCGATCCACCGGATGCGCCAGTACGATCACATCGACGACAAAGCCCCTGTTCTTATCGTGACCCACACAACCTCGCGCGACGCGCTGGATACAGCTCTTGCGAAGCTGCCGGCCACGGGCGTTTTGGCCACTGCCCCTGTGGCGCTGCGGATCGAAGAAGTCTGA
- a CDS encoding TetR/AcrR family transcriptional regulator has protein sequence MARKTGSHSDITGPRVRTAALKLFAAHGYAAVSMRQIAAEVGVQAGALYLYTPDKQSLLFDLLRDHMQEVLDAWAAEEKPEGPVRQLEAFSRFHIRFHLERPEQVFISYMELRNLEPDNFKALENMRRAYENELESILKCGQDEGLFDVDDTKLTTLALIAMLNGVTSWYKPDGRLSLARVEAIYSDMAGKAVRMPRWKERQRKLEAEQTQTA, from the coding sequence ATGGCACGTAAAACTGGATCACACTCCGACATCACCGGCCCCCGCGTACGCACGGCGGCTTTGAAGCTGTTCGCCGCACACGGTTATGCAGCTGTCTCAATGCGCCAAATCGCGGCCGAAGTGGGCGTGCAGGCGGGGGCGCTGTACCTCTACACGCCTGACAAGCAATCGCTATTGTTCGATCTTCTGCGCGATCACATGCAAGAGGTCTTGGACGCTTGGGCCGCGGAAGAAAAACCCGAGGGGCCCGTCCGACAGCTTGAAGCGTTCTCTCGCTTTCATATCCGTTTCCATCTGGAGCGACCCGAACAGGTATTCATCTCTTATATGGAACTGCGAAATCTTGAGCCGGACAACTTCAAAGCCTTGGAAAACATGCGCCGTGCTTATGAAAACGAGCTAGAGTCGATTCTCAAGTGCGGGCAAGACGAGGGGCTTTTTGATGTGGATGACACCAAGCTGACCACGTTGGCTCTGATTGCCATGTTGAATGGTGTCACGAGTTGGTACAAGCCAGACGGGCGATTGTCTTTGGCCCGCGTCGAAGCAATTTATTCCGATATGGCGGGGAAAGCGGTGCGTATGCCTCGTTGGAAAGAACGACAGCGCAAGCTGGAGGCGGAGCAAACTCAAACCGCTTGA
- a CDS encoding Hsp70 family protein: MASTSRVLGIDFGTSNSAAGYLVDGKPRLVEVAPGQTTLPTTFFFDFDTRQTLIGEPANEALLEGADGRFMRALKRVLGTSLMHEQRKILNKNLTFVDIIAGFLNEIKTRAEAEAGVSFDRAISGRPVVFHGANDPREEQAEADLRACYLAAGFKEVEFLAEPQAAAIASGALEQSGEIGLIVDIGGGTSDFSLFRSDSRGVTILANHGVRIGGTDFDRAINIDRVMPLLGKGTELRKVIGPGATPVPVAIFNDLATWEKIPFLYTAKNRRSVEEMVRLAYDPDKLSRLAAVLDEELGHDLAFAVERGKIAANSGAENSVIRLDQIERGLGVALPPEALASILAVYADTLRVGATDTLKRAGLEAGKVDRIIYVGGSSLMSMVSDTMKQTFPAATHSFTEVFTAVTDGLALASAGKS, translated from the coding sequence ATGGCATCGACAAGTCGCGTTTTGGGCATAGATTTCGGGACCTCCAACTCTGCTGCGGGGTATCTGGTCGATGGAAAGCCCAGATTGGTCGAGGTTGCCCCTGGTCAAACAACGCTACCCACGACGTTCTTTTTTGACTTCGACACGCGGCAGACGCTGATTGGCGAGCCAGCCAATGAAGCCCTACTGGAAGGTGCGGATGGCAGGTTTATGAGGGCACTCAAGCGGGTTCTGGGCACCAGCTTGATGCACGAACAACGCAAGATTCTGAACAAGAACCTCACCTTCGTCGACATCATTGCGGGCTTTCTAAACGAAATCAAAACGCGCGCCGAAGCCGAAGCAGGGGTTTCGTTTGACCGCGCAATTTCCGGACGGCCCGTTGTTTTCCACGGCGCAAACGACCCGCGGGAGGAGCAAGCCGAGGCGGATTTGCGCGCCTGCTATCTGGCAGCGGGCTTCAAAGAGGTCGAGTTTCTAGCTGAACCACAGGCTGCTGCTATCGCCAGCGGCGCATTGGAGCAATCGGGCGAAATCGGTCTGATCGTGGATATTGGTGGCGGTACATCTGATTTCTCGCTGTTCAGATCTGACTCGCGGGGTGTGACAATCCTTGCGAACCACGGTGTGCGCATCGGGGGCACTGATTTCGACCGTGCGATCAATATTGACCGTGTAATGCCGCTGCTCGGAAAGGGCACAGAGTTGCGCAAAGTGATTGGCCCAGGCGCGACGCCTGTCCCGGTTGCAATCTTCAATGATCTAGCCACTTGGGAAAAGATCCCGTTTCTCTACACCGCCAAGAATCGACGAAGCGTAGAGGAAATGGTCCGATTGGCTTACGATCCAGACAAGCTTAGCCGCCTTGCCGCCGTTCTTGATGAAGAGCTTGGACACGATTTGGCCTTCGCGGTGGAACGTGGGAAAATCGCGGCCAACAGTGGCGCCGAAAATTCCGTCATACGTCTTGATCAGATTGAGCGCGGTCTCGGGGTTGCACTGCCCCCAGAAGCGTTGGCATCAATTCTGGCCGTTTATGCAGACACCCTGCGGGTCGGCGCCACAGATACTTTGAAGCGCGCAGGCTTGGAGGCAGGAAAGGTTGATCGGATCATCTACGTTGGTGGGTCGAGCCTGATGTCGATGGTCTCGGACACCATGAAGCAGACCTTCCCCGCAGCGACCCACTCCTTCACCGAAGTGTTCACCGCTGTCACAGACGGTTTGGCGTTGGCGTCTGCCGGAAAGTCGTGA
- the glyA gene encoding serine hydroxymethyltransferase, whose product MNATHRDDGFFTESLETRDAELFGAITKELGRQRDEIELIASENIVSRAVMEAQGSVMTNKYAEGYPGRRYYGGCQYVDIAENLAIDRAKKLFGCEFANVQPNSGSQANQGVFQALIKPGDTILGMSLDAGGHLTHGAKPNQSGKWFNAIQYGVKADTLELDYDQVEALALEHKPQLIIAGGSAIPRQINFAKMREIADKVGAFLLVDMAHFAGLVAGGQHPSPFPHAHVATTTTHKTLRGPRGGMILTNDEAIAKKVNSAIFPGIQGGPLMHVIAGKAVAFGEALRPEFKEYQKQVVANAQAMADQLIKGGLDIVTGGTDTHVMLVDLRPKGVKGNATEKALGRAYITCNKNGIPFDDEKPTITSGIRLGSPAGTTRGFMEAEFRQIADLIVEVVDGLAANGEEGNAAVEEAVKAKVLDLCGKFPIYPGL is encoded by the coding sequence ATGAATGCCACTCACCGTGACGACGGCTTTTTCACCGAAAGCCTCGAGACCCGCGACGCCGAGCTGTTCGGCGCAATCACCAAAGAGCTGGGCCGCCAGCGCGACGAGATCGAGTTGATCGCCTCCGAAAACATCGTGAGCCGCGCCGTGATGGAAGCCCAAGGCTCCGTTATGACCAATAAATACGCCGAAGGCTATCCGGGCCGCCGCTACTATGGTGGGTGCCAATACGTTGATATTGCTGAAAACCTTGCCATTGATCGCGCTAAGAAACTGTTCGGCTGCGAATTTGCCAACGTCCAGCCAAACTCTGGCTCGCAAGCCAACCAAGGTGTGTTTCAGGCCCTGATCAAGCCCGGTGACACCATTCTGGGCATGTCGCTGGATGCGGGCGGCCACCTGACCCACGGCGCCAAGCCGAACCAGTCGGGAAAATGGTTCAACGCCATTCAATACGGTGTAAAAGCCGACACGCTGGAACTGGATTACGATCAAGTCGAAGCGCTGGCGCTGGAGCATAAGCCGCAATTGATCATCGCCGGTGGCTCCGCCATCCCGCGCCAGATCAACTTCGCGAAAATGCGTGAGATCGCCGACAAAGTTGGCGCGTTCTTGCTGGTCGACATGGCGCATTTCGCCGGCCTAGTGGCGGGCGGGCAGCACCCCTCCCCGTTTCCGCATGCGCATGTCGCGACCACCACGACTCACAAAACCCTGCGCGGCCCGCGCGGCGGCATGATCCTGACAAATGACGAGGCGATTGCGAAGAAGGTCAACTCGGCCATCTTCCCCGGCATCCAAGGTGGCCCGCTGATGCATGTCATCGCCGGGAAAGCCGTGGCCTTTGGCGAAGCCTTGCGCCCAGAGTTCAAAGAATACCAAAAGCAGGTTGTCGCCAACGCACAGGCAATGGCCGATCAGCTGATCAAGGGTGGTTTGGACATCGTAACCGGCGGCACCGACACGCATGTGATGCTTGTCGATCTTCGCCCGAAGGGTGTGAAGGGCAACGCAACCGAAAAAGCCTTGGGTCGCGCCTACATCACTTGCAACAAGAACGGCATCCCGTTCGATGATGAGAAGCCAACGATCACATCAGGCATCCGGCTCGGCTCACCCGCGGGCACCACGCGCGGGTTTATGGAGGCCGAGTTCCGCCAGATCGCCGATTTGATCGTTGAGGTCGTCGACGGTCTTGCTGCCAACGGCGAAGAAGGCAACGCGGCGGTTGAAGAAGCCGTCAAAGCCAAGGTGCTAGATCTGTGCGGCAAGTTCCCGATTTACCCAGGGCTGTAA
- a CDS encoding NAD kinase → MLDVNKISFLASDTEVAREARAALIDRYGDIPQDEAEVIVALGGDGFMLQTLHGTQHLDTPVYGMNCGTVGFLMNEYHEPKLRERLSEAVEEDINPLRMKAIREDGTVHEALAINEVSLLRAGSQAAKLRIFVDGRERLEELVCDGALVSTPAGSTAYNYSAHGPILPIGSEVLALTAMSAFRPRRWRGALLPKAAKVRFDVLQPKKRPVMADADGRSAGNVVSVEITSEPNVTHRILFDPGHGLEERLIREQFA, encoded by the coding sequence ATGTTGGACGTAAACAAAATATCTTTTCTAGCGTCGGACACCGAAGTCGCGCGCGAAGCACGTGCTGCTTTGATCGACCGCTATGGCGATATCCCGCAGGACGAGGCCGAAGTAATTGTCGCTTTAGGGGGCGACGGGTTCATGTTGCAGACCTTGCATGGCACCCAACATCTCGACACGCCCGTCTACGGCATGAATTGTGGCACGGTGGGTTTCCTGATGAACGAGTATCACGAACCAAAGCTGCGCGAGCGCCTGTCGGAGGCCGTCGAAGAAGATATCAATCCCCTTCGTATGAAAGCCATTCGTGAAGACGGCACCGTTCATGAAGCCCTCGCAATCAACGAAGTATCGCTTCTACGGGCAGGCTCCCAAGCAGCGAAACTTCGCATCTTTGTCGATGGTCGCGAGCGGCTAGAGGAACTTGTCTGCGATGGGGCGCTGGTGTCCACGCCGGCGGGCTCAACCGCGTATAACTATTCCGCTCACGGCCCCATCCTTCCGATTGGCTCAGAGGTTTTGGCACTGACCGCGATGTCCGCGTTCCGTCCGCGCCGCTGGCGCGGGGCATTGCTGCCAAAAGCGGCGAAGGTGCGCTTTGATGTACTTCAGCCCAAAAAACGCCCTGTGATGGCTGATGCCGATGGTCGATCTGCTGGGAATGTCGTTTCTGTCGAGATCACGTCAGAGCCGAATGTGACCCACCGAATCCTCTTTGACCCCGGCCACGGCCTTGAGGAACGTCTGATCCGTGAACAGTTTGCTTAA
- a CDS encoding cupin domain-containing protein yields the protein MPDIIAEIRLPTQELRDDIPFYTKTLGMQMDMIYPADDPTVAVFSGYGLRLRIEKGAPGPAGTIRILTENPDGFAGGARELVAPNGTRIEIEDRNPPLVMPQTQHAFVVRRLADQAPWVIGRAGMHYRDLIPNRLGGSIIASHIRIPDGGPVPDMVHYHTVGFQLIFCYRGWVDLVYEDQGEPFRLHAGNCVIQPPEIRHRVLYASDNIEVIEIGVPAEHVTTIDHEMELPNGPGNPDREFQGQKFVHHKEEDATWQPFRIPGFTSRDTTIAENTRNVAGVQVVRKDGIADWSSHDADILFTFVMDGTMILHGEGKPPYALEPGDAFVIPPGMKTKYADASDNLELLEVSLPGIFATT from the coding sequence ATGCCAGATATCATTGCCGAAATACGCCTACCAACACAGGAACTCCGCGACGACATACCGTTCTACACCAAAACCTTGGGGATGCAGATGGATATGATCTATCCAGCAGATGACCCGACCGTTGCAGTTTTTTCCGGCTACGGCCTTCGCCTGCGGATTGAAAAGGGCGCCCCTGGGCCTGCGGGAACTATCCGAATCCTAACGGAAAATCCCGATGGCTTCGCAGGGGGCGCGCGCGAATTGGTCGCGCCGAACGGGACCCGCATTGAAATCGAAGACCGCAATCCGCCTTTGGTGATGCCACAGACGCAGCACGCTTTCGTCGTACGCCGCCTTGCCGATCAGGCGCCATGGGTGATTGGGCGCGCGGGGATGCACTACCGTGACCTGATTCCGAACCGGCTTGGCGGCTCGATCATCGCGTCTCACATTCGCATTCCGGATGGCGGCCCCGTGCCAGACATGGTGCATTACCATACGGTCGGGTTTCAGCTGATCTTTTGCTACCGCGGGTGGGTCGATCTTGTGTATGAGGACCAAGGCGAGCCGTTCCGCCTGCATGCTGGAAACTGTGTGATCCAACCGCCAGAAATCAGGCACCGTGTTCTATATGCCTCTGACAATATTGAAGTTATTGAGATCGGTGTGCCCGCCGAGCATGTGACTACGATAGATCATGAGATGGAGCTACCCAACGGCCCCGGCAATCCTGATCGCGAGTTTCAAGGGCAGAAATTTGTGCACCACAAGGAGGAGGACGCGACTTGGCAGCCGTTTCGCATTCCTGGCTTTACCAGCCGCGACACCACAATCGCGGAGAACACGCGCAATGTTGCGGGCGTTCAGGTGGTGAGGAAAGACGGGATTGCCGACTGGTCAAGCCACGACGCTGACATCCTGTTCACCTTCGTGATGGACGGCACCATGATATTGCACGGCGAAGGCAAGCCGCCCTACGCTCTGGAGCCTGGCGATGCCTTTGTCATTCCCCCAGGAATGAAAACCAAATACGCAGACGCGTCGGATAATCTGGAGCTGTTAGAAGTCTCACTTCCCGGCATCTTTGCAACGACTTAA
- a CDS encoding NADP-dependent malic enzyme, with protein MAEDSIEKDRQQALRQAALDYHRYPKPGKLEIRATKPLANGRDLSRAYSPGVAEACLEIKSDPDTARDYTSRGNLVGVVTNGSAVLGLGNIGALASKPVMEGKAVLFKKFANIDCFDIELDEKDPEKLADIVCALGPTFGAINLEDIKAPDCFIVEEICRERMDIPVFHDDQHGTAIVVGAAATNALQVAGKSFEDIKIVSTGGGAAGIACLNMLLKLGVKRENVWLCDIAGLVYKGRTEEMTPQKAEYAQKSDLRSLGDVIEGADLFLGLSGPGVLKPEMVAKMASRPIIFALANPTPEIMPDEARKVAPDAIIATGRSDYPNQVNNVLCFPFIFRGALDVGATTINDEMKIGCVEGIAALARATTSAEAAAAYQGEQLTFGADYLIPKPFDPRLIGVVASAVARAAMESGVATRPLEDMESYKAELDGSVFKSALIMRPVFEAARTATRKIVFTEGESERVLRAANAMLEDTTDMPILVGRPEVIERRAERAGLSIKPGRDFELVNPNDDPRYRDYWQTYHRIMARRGVTPDLARAIMRTNTTAIGAVMVHRGEADSLICGTFGQFLWHLNYVTQVLGGDELHPVGALSLMILEDGPLFVADTHVHPEPTSQQISETVIAAARHVRRFGVQPKIALCSHSQFGNLDCDTGRRMRGALEILDSCPRDFIYEGEMHADAALDQDLRARIMPDSRMEGAANVLVFANTDAASGVRNILKMKAGGLEVGPILMGMGNKAHIVTPSITARGLLNMSAIAGTPVAHYG; from the coding sequence ATGGCAGAGGACAGCATCGAGAAGGACCGCCAACAGGCGCTTCGTCAAGCCGCCTTGGATTACCACCGGTATCCCAAGCCCGGTAAGCTCGAAATCCGTGCCACCAAGCCACTCGCGAACGGTCGTGACTTGTCTCGGGCCTATTCGCCTGGCGTCGCCGAGGCCTGCCTCGAGATCAAGTCAGACCCTGACACTGCACGCGACTACACCTCGCGCGGTAATCTTGTTGGCGTTGTCACGAATGGCAGCGCCGTGCTTGGTTTAGGTAATATAGGGGCATTGGCCTCCAAGCCCGTGATGGAGGGCAAGGCCGTCCTGTTTAAAAAGTTCGCCAATATCGATTGCTTTGACATCGAACTGGACGAGAAGGACCCCGAAAAGCTGGCCGACATCGTCTGCGCCTTAGGGCCGACCTTTGGTGCTATCAATCTAGAGGACATCAAGGCACCCGACTGCTTTATAGTCGAAGAGATTTGCCGCGAACGGATGGATATTCCTGTCTTCCACGACGACCAGCACGGCACGGCCATCGTCGTCGGGGCGGCCGCAACAAATGCGTTGCAGGTGGCGGGAAAGAGCTTCGAAGACATCAAGATCGTGTCGACCGGCGGCGGAGCCGCAGGCATCGCGTGCCTGAACATGCTTTTAAAGCTTGGCGTGAAACGTGAGAACGTTTGGCTGTGTGATATTGCAGGTCTGGTCTACAAAGGCCGCACCGAAGAGATGACGCCGCAAAAAGCGGAATACGCTCAAAAATCTGATCTTCGCAGTCTTGGCGATGTAATAGAAGGCGCGGACCTGTTTCTTGGCTTATCCGGCCCAGGCGTCTTGAAGCCCGAGATGGTTGCAAAAATGGCCTCCCGCCCGATCATTTTTGCACTGGCCAATCCCACGCCAGAGATCATGCCGGACGAGGCCCGCAAGGTCGCCCCAGACGCCATTATCGCGACCGGCAGAAGTGACTATCCAAATCAGGTAAATAACGTCCTTTGTTTTCCGTTTATCTTCCGAGGGGCGCTCGATGTTGGTGCTACAACGATCAATGACGAGATGAAAATCGGTTGCGTCGAAGGCATTGCGGCGCTGGCGCGGGCCACAACATCCGCTGAAGCCGCTGCGGCCTATCAGGGCGAGCAGCTGACCTTCGGCGCGGATTATTTGATCCCCAAACCTTTTGATCCGCGTCTTATCGGCGTGGTGGCCTCAGCAGTTGCTAGGGCCGCGATGGAAAGCGGCGTCGCAACGCGGCCGCTTGAAGATATGGAAAGCTATAAGGCAGAGCTTGACGGCTCGGTCTTCAAATCCGCGCTCATCATGCGTCCGGTTTTCGAAGCAGCCCGCACTGCGACGCGTAAGATTGTCTTTACCGAAGGCGAAAGCGAGCGGGTATTGCGCGCGGCCAATGCGATGCTGGAAGACACAACTGACATGCCGATTCTGGTTGGCCGTCCGGAAGTGATCGAGCGCCGCGCCGAGCGCGCGGGCCTCTCCATCAAACCAGGGCGCGACTTTGAGTTGGTGAACCCCAATGACGACCCGCGCTACCGCGACTACTGGCAAACGTACCACCGCATCATGGCCCGGCGTGGCGTAACGCCTGATCTGGCACGCGCGATCATGCGCACAAACACCACCGCGATCGGGGCCGTGATGGTGCATCGCGGGGAGGCGGACAGCCTGATTTGCGGCACATTTGGTCAGTTCTTGTGGCACCTGAATTATGTTACCCAAGTGTTGGGGGGCGACGAATTACATCCGGTAGGGGCTTTGTCGCTGATGATCCTCGAGGATGGCCCGCTTTTCGTGGCAGACACTCATGTTCACCCAGAACCGACGTCGCAGCAGATTTCCGAGACAGTTATTGCTGCTGCACGTCACGTCCGACGCTTTGGGGTGCAACCCAAAATTGCGCTGTGCTCACATTCGCAGTTCGGCAATCTGGATTGCGATACAGGTCGGCGGATGCGCGGCGCGCTCGAAATTCTCGACTCGTGCCCGCGGGATTTCATTTACGAGGGTGAGATGCACGCCGATGCGGCATTGGACCAAGACCTGCGCGCGCGGATCATGCCTGACAGCCGTATGGAAGGGGCCGCAAACGTGTTGGTCTTCGCCAATACCGATGCCGCTTCCGGTGTTCGGAACATCTTGAAAATGAAGGCTGGTGGCCTAGAAGTCGGCCCGATCTTGATGGGGATGGGAAACAAGGCCCACATCGTAACGCCGTCGATCACAGCGCGGGGGCTGCTGAACATGTCGGCCATCGCCGGCACGCCCGTGGCCCATTACGGGTAG
- the tyrS gene encoding tyrosine--tRNA ligase, which yields MTYHAKSEFLSVMMERGFLADCTDYQGLDEALSKGVVPAYIGFDATASSLHVGSLIQIMMLRWLQKTGHKPIVLMGGGTTKVGDPSFRADERPLLTSEQIEQNIEGIKSVFSHYVSFGDGPTDAMMKNNAEWLDGLNYLDFLRDVGRHFSVNRMLAFESVKSRLDREQSLSFLEFNYMILQAYDFMELHRRYGCLLQMGGSDQWGNIVNGIDLTRRILDGQIFGLTSPLLTTSDGKKMGKSQDGAVWLNGDLLSPYQFWQFWRNTTDADVGRFLKLYTELPVDECDRLGALEGAEINEAKITLANEVTTLLHGRDAAIAAEATSREVFEKGGTGDDLPTLALSADELGEGISIVQLIVRSGLAGSGKEAKRLISENGAKLNDEALTDAGLFITPDQLAQPIKLSAGKKRHALVTLT from the coding sequence ATGACCTACCATGCCAAATCCGAATTTCTGTCCGTGATGATGGAGCGTGGCTTTCTGGCCGACTGCACCGATTATCAGGGGCTGGACGAGGCACTGTCCAAGGGCGTGGTTCCAGCTTATATCGGCTTTGACGCGACGGCCTCTTCGCTGCATGTGGGCTCGCTCATTCAGATCATGATGCTGCGCTGGTTGCAAAAGACTGGCCATAAACCCATCGTGCTGATGGGCGGCGGAACGACTAAGGTGGGCGACCCCAGCTTCCGTGCTGACGAGCGGCCTTTGCTGACGTCAGAGCAGATTGAACAGAACATCGAAGGCATCAAATCGGTGTTTTCGCATTACGTGTCTTTTGGCGATGGCCCAACCGACGCAATGATGAAGAACAACGCGGAGTGGCTAGACGGGCTGAACTACCTCGACTTCCTTCGCGATGTGGGGCGCCATTTCTCGGTCAACCGTATGTTGGCGTTTGAAAGCGTCAAATCGCGGTTGGATCGGGAGCAGTCTTTGTCCTTCCTCGAGTTCAACTACATGATTTTGCAAGCTTATGACTTCATGGAACTGCACCGCCGCTATGGCTGCCTGCTGCAAATGGGCGGATCTGACCAATGGGGCAATATTGTTAACGGGATCGACCTGACCCGTCGCATTCTGGACGGTCAGATTTTTGGCCTGACATCGCCGCTGCTGACCACCAGCGACGGCAAGAAGATGGGCAAAAGTCAGGACGGTGCGGTTTGGCTGAACGGCGATCTGCTGAGTCCCTACCAGTTCTGGCAATTCTGGCGGAATACAACGGACGCTGATGTGGGCCGTTTCTTAAAGCTGTACACCGAGCTGCCTGTCGATGAATGCGACCGCTTGGGCGCGCTGGAAGGTGCCGAGATCAACGAGGCCAAAATTACCTTGGCCAATGAGGTTACCACCCTCCTTCACGGCCGCGACGCGGCAATAGCGGCGGAGGCGACCTCGCGCGAAGTCTTCGAGAAGGGCGGCACAGGTGACGACCTTCCAACTCTGGCCTTGTCCGCGGACGAGTTGGGCGAAGGGATCTCCATCGTGCAATTGATCGTGCGGTCCGGCCTTGCAGGATCAGGCAAAGAAGCGAAGCGCTTGATTTCCGAGAACGGCGCGAAACTGAATGACGAGGCGCTCACCGACGCGGGGCTGTTCATCACGCCTGATCAACTGGCGCAACCGATCAAGTTGTCTGCAGGCAAAAAGCGCCACGCACTGGTCACTTTGACCTAA
- a CDS encoding anhydro-N-acetylmuramic acid kinase yields the protein MSGTSLDGVDAALLRTDGETITSFGHSEYRSYSEDERASIAAALGQWQDGVDVPSAAETVETVHAALLSRLMVADAQQVPTLIGFHGQTLAHDPDNQRTHQIGDGALLAELLQCPVVWDFRSADVQLGGQGAPLAPFFHFACAKYLSLKTPTVFLNLGGVGNVTYVDPSYNIPEANGALLAFDTGPANAPINDLMQARLGQPYDKDGALAAKGSANAQIVEKFLSHAYFHKMPPKSLDRDDFVQLSAQVEQLTDADAAATLSECCAASVARAMEHFPKKPERILVCGGGRRNPHIMARLATLTRVQIDNIDDHGLDGDMLEAQAFAYLAVRVARGLATSCPSTTGVGANVGGGTISHP from the coding sequence ATGTCAGGCACATCCCTTGATGGCGTGGATGCAGCCTTGCTGCGGACGGATGGCGAAACGATCACGTCGTTTGGTCACAGTGAATATCGCTCCTATAGCGAAGACGAGCGCGCCTCTATCGCTGCAGCTCTTGGGCAATGGCAAGACGGGGTGGACGTCCCAAGCGCGGCAGAGACGGTTGAAACTGTCCACGCAGCGCTGCTGTCCCGTCTCATGGTTGCAGATGCCCAGCAGGTTCCGACGCTCATCGGCTTTCATGGTCAAACGCTTGCTCATGATCCTGATAACCAGCGCACGCACCAGATCGGCGACGGGGCGCTTTTGGCCGAACTTCTACAATGTCCTGTCGTTTGGGATTTTCGCAGCGCAGATGTGCAGTTGGGCGGGCAGGGCGCCCCATTGGCGCCGTTCTTCCATTTTGCCTGCGCGAAATATCTTTCTCTAAAGACTCCGACGGTGTTCCTGAACCTCGGAGGGGTGGGCAATGTCACATATGTCGACCCGAGCTATAATATCCCTGAGGCAAATGGAGCGCTTTTGGCGTTTGATACAGGCCCCGCGAACGCGCCAATCAACGATCTTATGCAGGCTCGCCTTGGCCAACCCTACGACAAGGACGGGGCGCTCGCTGCGAAGGGGAGTGCCAACGCGCAGATCGTCGAAAAATTCCTGAGCCATGCCTACTTTCATAAGATGCCGCCCAAATCGTTGGATCGTGACGATTTCGTGCAGCTTTCGGCGCAGGTGGAGCAGCTCACCGATGCGGATGCCGCCGCGACTCTCTCAGAATGTTGTGCCGCATCAGTCGCGCGGGCAATGGAACATTTTCCGAAGAAACCCGAACGCATATTAGTGTGCGGCGGCGGGCGCAGAAATCCCCATATTATGGCGCGACTGGCGACCCTCACACGCGTGCAGATCGATAACATCGACGATCACGGTCTTGATGGGGATATGTTGGAAGCGCAGGCCTTTGCTTATTTGGCCGTTCGTGTT